A region of the Deinococcus multiflagellatus genome:
CGAGCGGCTGCGCGCTGCCCTGATAGCGGCGGGCTACCCAGCGCACGAGATCGCCATTGTGACGGGCAGCAGTCACCGGGGCGCTGTCGCCAAGATTGATCTGGAGGACGATTACAACTACGGCGACCTCACCCTGATCATCTGCTCGGAAGTGGTGGCCGAGGGCTTCAACCTGCAAATCGGAACGGCCGCCATTATCCACGCGGACGTCCCGTGGAATTGGGAGGCCGTCAAGCAGCGCAACGGACGCGGGGGCCGGCAGGGCAACGTCTTCGACGAAGTGCTGTGCCTGTACATGCTGATGCGCGGGTCCTTTGACGGCATCACCTACACCAGCATGAGGGGAAAAAAGGCCTGGCAGGACCAGCTCGATGGCGTCACCGACGAGGCGGAAAATGCGGCGGCTGAACTGGGCACCGAAGATTTGGCCCTGCTGCTGAGCGAGAACCCGGACGCCACCCGGGCGGCCATTCAGGCCAAGAAGGAAGAACTGGCAGAGCGCACGGGTCAGGCGGCCTTCCGCCGCAAGTGTCAGGTGCTGGCTCAGGTGACGTCAGCCCGGAGAGCCCTTAAGGCGCAGATTCAGCAGGCCAACCGGCGAAAGAATGGCTGGACGGCGTTTGATCACCTGCGGATTGCCAGCGCTCGCCGCAACTTTCAGCGGCTGGAAACTTCCTTGGCCACCTACAGCGCCGAGGAGTTTCCCCTGGGCCGTCTGGCAACCTACCTGGGTGATCTGGACTGGATGTATGGCCTGCCGTTTCACCAGGGCCTGCATTTCACGCTCGGCGAGCAGAGCTACACAGTGACGGGCTTCACCCCGAATGCCGTCCAGTGCAAGAACGCTGCTGGCATGCAGACGACCTTCACGCCCCGCGAGGTGTTGCGTGGGGGGCGTGATTTCACGACTCAGGCCGAGGAGGGCTGGTTTGAAGCGGCCGGGGCGGTCACAGCCGGTTTGGTGCAGGTTGCTGTGCATTTTGCGGAGGGTGTGCCGGTCAAGGTTCTCAATGGCCGGGCAACGAATCCAGTGCCCCTGTCCAGCAACGTCATCACGGCGTGCATTCACAGCGGACTGGTGGAAAGTGTAACTGGACTGAACGAGGCGTCACTGCGTGCCCGGCTGTCACACGGCGCAACCCTGATTCATTACCTGACGCGGCATGACGCCCACGGGGTGTATGTGGAGCAGGCCGCAGTGCTGGCCCCAGACGAAGCCACACGCGAGAAGACTTTGTCTCAGGTCGACAGCCCGAAGTTCCGGGCCCGCCTCACGGAGATTGCACGTCTGGCGCTGGCGGCCTAGGGGAGGGGCCTTCCAGGTCGTTTTGAGCGTCGGGCAGGATACTGAACTGCGGGACCGCCTGGAAGGCCTCCACAGCGAACTCAAGGCCACTCGGGGTGAGCTGCACCAGCCGGCGCTTACGCCGGCCCATGGCCACTTCGTCAATATCCTCCAGTTCGGAGGTCAGGTGGCCAGCCTTTTCCAGACGGTCCAGGAGGCCGTAAGTCGTGGCGCTCGTCAGCCCGAGTTCTCGCTGAATCATCAGACCGTAAGGTCTAGGGTCACGGTGCTTGAACAGGTAAGCGAGCAACTTCAGAAGTGTCAGGGTAACCCGGAATTTCATCTGGGTTGCAGTGTGCTGGCGTGAGGCTTGAAGTGGTTCTGGGAAAGCAAGTCTGTCAGCTGCTGGTGCGGTCCATGGCCGGTGGCACTCATTTAGAGCTGAAAGAAGATACCCGCTTGCTATGTTGAGTTGATGACCACGCCGTCTCCAACGATCCCCAGTCTCATCGCCCAAGGCAGCCAAGCTCTGGGGACGGAAATCGCAGAAGGTGCGGGTGGATACCGGAAAGGTTGGGAGCTCGAAGCCCTTTTCAATACTGTTGGAGGATCAAGTTCCCTTGCAGGGCGCAGTCGTGCCACCTACGCTGCCGATGAGGTCGATGCGCTCAATCAAGCGGGCCAGCTTGATCGGCTCCTCACCCGTCTCTGCGACCCACGCCTGTATCCGACATCGCCGGACCAGCACGAGCGGGTGCGGGAGGCGCTGAACGCTATTTTGCGGCCCTACGGGCATGAGTTGACGATGGATGCCACTGGCCTGAACGCCACGTTTGGCACCGTGACGCCCGCATTGCCGGCGGCGTCTCCAGCCAAACCGACAGCTGCGACGCTGGCGAGGCCAGACTTTTCCAAGCTGGTGGGTCCACCGACCTTGATTCAGTTACTGGAAGAGCGGTGGGATGAGGCGGTGCGGCTGTACAACCTGCCGTCACCCCGGTTCACGATCATTGCCCTGGGCGCCCTCCTCGAAGGCGCGTTGCTGGCCAAGGCGGAAAGCAATCCTCCAGTGGCCTTTCAGGCTAAAAAGGCGCCTAAAAACAAAGCGGGGAGCAATCTTCCTCTTGGAGAATGGAGTTTCAACGACCTGATTGAAGTGGCCGCTGAGTTGGGATGGATTCACCCGACTCGGGCCGCCTTCAGCCATGTGGCACGGCACTACCGCAATTACGTACATCCAAATCTGGAGCACAAGGAGGTCCAGGGCGTTGATCAAGCGGCCTGCGACATCACCTGGATTGCCGTGAAATCTGCTTTCGACGATTTGACGTAAGCGCAGCAGCGTCACCTGCGCGTGCTGGCGCAGGATGAGGGGAAAGCATGCCTTCTGCTGCTTCCCCCTCGCGCCGAGCGTGGCTCGCTGAACCCGATGCGCATCCTGATGCTGGCCTCGCCCTGCGTGCCATTGAGACGGCGGGCTGGCGCCGCATTTCGGCGTGCATGTGCGAACCGTACGCGGATGGCGACCGGTATGCGGTGTTGACTTATGAGCAGCAAGGCCGGGTAATCACTCTTAGCTTGACGGGGGAGACCTCGGCCGCGGTGCATCCTCACTGGTTCCGTCCCGGCGTGACGGTTGGATTCGTGCGCTGGGGGCGCCTGGCCAGCGTCATGCAAGGTTTGCTGGATGACCTCACCCGCCTGGAGACCCCATGATCCCTGCTGAGCACCCCCTCCATCCCGCACCGAGCGCAGAGACGCAGGCCCGGCAGCAGGTTGAGGCGCTGACCCTGTGTTCCAGCGCTGGGCGGCCGATTCCCTGAGTCTGATCGTCGACACCGAAACCACTGATTTGACGGGCGAGGCCTGGGAAGTGGAGGCTGATTGGCTGCACGACACGGCGCTGCTGCTGCATCTGCGTGGAGAACCGGACACCGAGTGGCACACGCAGGCCCTGGCCATGCATCTCCCAGTCATCCAGGACCAGTTGCGCGGTTTGCCCCACCTGCGCACGCACACCAGCGCTGTTGGCGGGGTGTTGACCCGGCATCATGTCCTGGCGTACAACGAGGCCTTTGACCGATCGGTGCTGGAGTGCACCTGCGGTCTGTCCCTCAACTCGTTTGGCTGTGTAATGCTGGCGTACGCACCCCTGGCGGCGCGCTGGAGCGGAACATACGGCCGTTGGAAAGCCGTGAAGCTGGCCGAGGCCCGCGCCCTGGAAGGCGTTCCCGTGGAGCGCCGCACGGTGCACAGCGCCTTGGGCGATGTTCAGCCCACGCGTGACTTGATTCTGGCGGTGGCACGGTGAGCGGTTCGCGAGACCCAGGGCTGAGTCTCAGGGGATCAGCTTCAATCCTCCAAACAAAACGCAACCGTATTTGGATCAGTGGGTCGCTTTGGTTCCCAGGCTTGAGCATCCAGGAGCTTCAGATGTTTATAGATCTGCAGCCGAACGGCCAGCGGCCAAGGCGCAGTCCGTTGATTGAGACCCGGTTGAGTGGCGACGAACCGGTCATGAAAGTCCTGGGCCAGCGCCAGGTAAGCCGCTTCCCCAAACCGGGCGATGAACAGTAATTCGGCGAAACCCGCGTAAAAAAACGTTAGGGTCATTAGATCAAGGTCCATGTACGCTTTAAAGCCGCCGCCTTTGAGATCGACTAAGTTGTCAATATTGACGTAGTTGGCCCAGGTGCGAAAGTGATAGAGGTAGTCAGGGAGCATGAAGCGCTCGTTGCGCCGCCGAGCCGCAGGCCAGTTTGCCGCACTCTTGCCCAACCGAATCCAGACGCGGCGGGTCAGAAGCGGAGTGGAGCCCTGGCGGTCTCTTGGGTACCGCGCGTACTGGAAGTGCTCGTGGCCCACTGGCTTGGGGAGTGTGGGCTCCTGGTCAGGACGGCCAGGCGTGTAGAACAGGTTGAAGGGAAAGAACAGAAGGACCTGAAGAGCGGGCGATAATTTATTGCCTTTAAACGCCCGCATAGGCGCGTGGTGCTCTTTTGGATCAAATGGCACGCTGAGCGCGTCACAGTATGCCCTGAATGCATGGTAGACGACATAGTAGGCCTGGGTGCTCAGTACCCGACACTTTCCGGGGAGTTCGTGTGGTACGGCATCAAGAGGGCAATCAAGTCACCCAGATGGGCTGAGTCCCGGCCGAGCGACCGTACCAGTTCCCGCAAGCCCATCTTCACCACGCTCCACGCCCGGCGACCATGGGCCTTCTTCGGACAATCCAGCGTGACCCCAACCAGCACACACCATGTGTAGGTCAGCGTCAACAGGCACAGCAGGCGCTCCACGTGATCGTGGAGCGTCATGTGTGTTGCCTCCAATTGGAAGCCCTTGCTTTTCAGCGCCCTGAAGAGACACTCGATCAGAAATCTACGCTGATAGCGCGTCTGGATCGTCGTCACCGCCCCGACATTACTGGCGATGATCAGCGCCTCGCCATCTCGCGTGTACGTGAGCACCACGTGCATCGGTTGCCCGTAGACCACCGTGTCCTCGACCAGCAGACCGGCACAGCCGGTCTGCAAGCGACTCAGCCAGTCCTTCGCGGTCCAGTCGTCCATGAGCGTGTCGCGCCGCAACCGCACACAGATGGGAATCCCACGGTGGGCGAGTCCCTGAATCCAGTCGTAGCCGACGAATTCGCGGTCGGCATACAGGACCCGGATGTCCGCTGCAGACAGCAGGCACAGGGCATCGTCCATGAGGGTGTGCCGGATCTCCGTATGGCTGCCGCCCCCATGGGGCAGCAGTTCGTAGAGCAGAGGGATGGCGACACCACGCCAGATGACGGCCAGGAGCAGGACATTCACATCCGTCTGTCCGTACTTCCAGTTCGTCCGGTCGAGGATGAACTCGCGTGATTGCGCGGAGGGAAGGAGCGTCAGGACAACTCGGGCGACATAGGCTGGTTGGATGGGATGACGGTCAAAGAAGCGTTCCACACGCCGGATGACGGAGGCGGTGTGCGCGCTTCCGGGGAAGCGCACCGCGAGTTCAGCATGCCGAACGTCTTTGCCCGCAAGAAGCGCGAGGACCATCAGGGAGAGCAACTCGACTTGGTTCTTGCGGAACTCTGGAAAGTGTGCGGTGAAGCAGCGCGTCAGCTTGGCGAGGACATCGGGTGACGCGTCCTGTTCTCGCGTGTCAGCCGAAATTTTTCAAGCCCTGCCGGAAAGTGTCGGGTACTGAGGCCTGGGTGACACGCCACGAGAGAAACAGCAAGCGGTCCTGACTCCGCTCAAGATTGTGACTGACGCCAAGCATGTCAATATGCATCACATCTGGTGGACTGGGCTGCAAATATGCTAACTCGTTGTACCAAACTTTTCGTAGGCTTTCTGAGGCTCGCTGCTGCCGCATTGAATCAGGTGCCTCTGAGGGCATAAGCCGCTGGAGCCGCGAGAGCTGAACTTTGTTTTTACGCAAGTAGTTGGCAAAGATGCTGTCAAGACGCATGGCCCTTTTGCGCAGTTCGCGTTTTGGACTGTAGCGAACCTTCAGTAACCATGTAAATTGATTGATCGTCTCGTGAAATTCCAGATATTCTTGAATCTCTTTGGGCTGCCATCCGGATATGAAATTATAAGCCGATGGGCCTTCAAAAAGTTCGAGTTGATGTTTGATTTCGTCTTCGGGGAAATTCTCTGCCTCCAGCTCTTCCCGAAGTGCCTGAGCAATTCTTTTGCTTCTCGACCAGTGTTCAAAATGAAGAAGACTGTTTATTTCAACAAAATAGCGTCCATCAACAACGAGGTGACGAAATCCTCCTTCGCGCACACCCCAGGCCAGGTCTGACCAGCTGATTTCTAGAATGCGTTTGACCTCAAAGAGTGAGTATGGACCGCCACGTTGAATGAGGGCGGCACTGTCAAGGGTCATGCCCTGGGTGTAGCACGACGCGGCCCCTCTGGGGGTTGTCCATCCATCACAGGCCTGAACAACGGAGGCAGCCTCACCCCACTTCTGTGGGGTGCAGGGACGGGCAGGAGGTGTCTGCCCATGCCCAACCGCACCGTTGCCCTCAAGCCCACACCGGAACAACAGGCCGAAATCCGGGGCCTGC
Encoded here:
- a CDS encoding PadR family transcriptional regulator, whose product is MKFRVTLTLLKLLAYLFKHRDPRPYGLMIQRELGLTSATTYGLLDRLEKAGHLTSELEDIDEVAMGRRKRRLVQLTPSGLEFAVEAFQAVPQFSILPDAQNDLEGPSPRPPAPDVQSP
- a CDS encoding transposase; translation: MERFFDRHPIQPAYVARVVLTLLPSAQSREFILDRTNWKYGQTDVNVLLLAVIWRGVAIPLLYELLPHGGGSHTEIRHTLMDDALCLLSAADIRVLYADREFVGYDWIQGLAHRGIPICVRLRRDTLMDDWTAKDWLSRLQTGCAGLLVEDTVVYGQPMHVVLTYTRDGEALIIASNVGAVTTIQTRYQRRFLIECLFRALKSKGFQLEATHMTLHDHVERLLCLLTLTYTWCVLVGVTLDCPKKAHGRRAWSVVKMGLRELVRSLGRDSAHLGDLIALLMPYHTNSPESVGY